The Silurus meridionalis isolate SWU-2019-XX chromosome 6, ASM1480568v1, whole genome shotgun sequence genome contains the following window.
aaaatatcctATTCGTGATATAAAATGATACACATCACTGATTATAAAACAAGTTAAGACCTTAcagtggaaaagaaaatgaaccgTACATGTTCCAAATATTTATCTGATTATTTGTCATAGTCTTATGCTGGAACCAAGTACTAGTAGGTGTAACGAGCTGAAACTATCtgaaaatgtacagtaatttCATGGacaggataaataaataaaagtttagacTAATAATTTTGGTTTGACTGTGTGCACCAGCTAAAACATCTttgattttctttaataaatctTTGCCAGCATTTGCTGAGCAATCAGTATTTCCTAACATGCCATCTAGATTATGAAATACGCATGGTGCAAACTGGAAGTGGAATTATGCAAAACAAAGGAGAAAGTGAATTAACTTTACTTCTACTTTAATTGTTGTTGCTTGTTAACTATTACTTGTAAACAAATTAGCTTTTAGTCATACAGGATTGGAGAGGTTATCATCCAAGTACGTTTTCCAATGTAAAAATTCTTATATTTAGACCTTGTATCTTCAAACGAATTagctttttaatcttttaaccATTTGCATATTAGGCTAATATTAACCATCATATGTGtagttttaaaacaatattgtgtttgtctgtgatttttaatatctaaaaaattccattgtcattatttatacatatttgtaTACAACTTGCCGTTATTATACATGCATAAACAGCATGTCACTATTTATACCTATTTTCAGTACGCAACCTTAACATTACTTTCAGTTCTTTCAGTTCAAGTGACCAGACATTAAGACTTGtgtctataaaaacaaaataactgcCGCACCTATTTAATAGTTTATATTAATCTCTGCAGCTGTcatattactttaaaaattCTAATAGTATTAGACACAGCATGGCTATTGTAAACCTTTTACATCCTCAATTTCACGAAAGAGTCGTAAAGATACGAATAAATCAGGAGCCTCCTTTTCAGTTCTTTTTCTTGGTATGGCCTCAGAATTTGCATAAAGAAATTATAGAAGCTGGGACAACTAAACACGATCAGGAAGCGACATATAAACACCATTAACCATTCCGATTCTCCCTCAGTGTTCCATCAGAACTTCTGACAACGGAAAACTTCCCAagattagtttcagtgtagatacATATAAATCTAGAACCCGGTACTATACAGATGATTCTTTAAATGAGTAAAGTTATAGACACAGATGCAAGACGTAACAATGTAAGAATCGCTATTTAGACTTTTTATGCAATAAACATTAACAGTAACAGTGTCAGCACAGTGATCAGTTTATctacattaaaattaaaattctaACCAAAAACACGAGccatcatatttatatatgtataatatgcaaagtttatatagtctgcagtcaaatgctcttaGATTCAAACTGTTAAACACAATAATACCTGAACAAAGGCAAAAAATAGATCTGAATTACAATACTTACTCTTATGACAAGGGTTTGTAATGGGCTCTTAAGGGGTTCATTGTTTAATTATGGTTTCTTGGGGTCCTAAAACTGACGACCTGAAACTcttttaattaaagaaacacTTGGCTGCTACTGTACACTACAGTGAACCATAAAGGTCCATAGAGGGACAACTGAAGAACGCTTGACAGTGGACATTAATCCAAAAATGAACGATTCAATCTGTAAATAGCATTGTACATCAAATATTTTCACACTGGAATGAAAAATGTTATAATCCATTacattgtttattattcatatattagAAACCACTAAGTGTAAAGGTTATGACATTTTGTAGTATCAGTCTGCAAATATAAGAGCTTTTTACGAGTTACAATAGTAATTGTGATGAGTTTCCAAGTGTACTAGTGCACTCAGTAGTGGGGGAAAAAGTtacattaaaccattaaaagaTTCTTTGTCTGTCCTCCTAGAAGAACCTTTAAATGTTGTATGAATGTAGAACTACTTTAATGAGTACTAATATACGATCTTGAACTCCTACGATCTTGAACTCTTGAAAAACtcttaaaggtttttttaatttgtagagTAATAGCAGTGGTATGTTTTCATCTTTTCTGGATCGTGTTTCATTTCATATAACATGCTGTTAATCCACGTTAAATGCATACAGGATATTGTCGAGTATACATTACAGGAAATgtaatcatataataatatagaatgATATAACTTACCTTTTAAGTTTTAGTCCAGGCCTGGAAGTTGCTGTGTGTTGTCACAGGGGGCacgagatgagtgtgtgtgtttgtgtatatgtgtgtgtgtgtgtttgggcatACACCCATacaagaaaagagagagagagagagagagagagagagagagagagacagtggagGCGTTGGTAATGATTTGCGCTTTGGTATGGCAGTCTCTCTTCTGATCTCTTGAAGACTTCGTCACTGGGATCctggaaacaaaaagaaaaaaacatcacagaGACTAAAAAACATGTAACGCGCCAAGTCAACCCATCAGTGCAGCTCTCAGTTTGACAAAGCGCTCATCCTTTTCCCTTCTCTTATCTTTTTTCAGTCATGtctcatttgcatttatatattcacttttttattgaacaatgaatttttacttaattttcaTAAAAATCATTGTTTATTTAGTTCTACTAAATATCAATATTAcagataataaatatttttttcctatatTGTTAGGCAAGTGGGATTAAAGTTTAATTTCAATCATCCATAGTTTAATTGTTTTGTAAGGTGTCATAACACAAACATGGTTATAAAATGGTTATTGATATGTTTAATGCTAATATACATTCACACTGGAATTGTAGCCCCATTAATTATGAAAAATGGATGGTGTAAATGAAGAGATGTGATGACAGCTGCTTATGACATAGCTAAAATATAATATCTCTTTTTTTGAGTCTTATAAGGCAATTAAATTTACACTTTTGCTGTACATCTCATAATGACAAAGATTAAAGGTAAAGATAGCAAAAGTTTTGTGGAGTGTTGTGAATGTCAGTGGGCTGACCCAGTAAAACTGAGAGTCGAGGCATGACTGTGCATCGCTCCTGAAGCAGTTTCACATTGTCAGGACAAGAGGGGGCGTTCTTTCTCATTAGCATCTGCAGAAAGACAAATAGGCAGTCAGAGctacagagagagggagagacctAAGCTTCATGTTCATACCAAAACTAAAACCAGCGAGAGCAATTAACAGAAGtaattataatgaaaaataacaTTTAGCAGATCACATATAAAAGAAGTGCACATGACAAAGTGTTTGGTTTTCACATATTGCAAACGCATCTGCAGTGTAAAAGCTTTAATCTCAGGAGGAAAAAAGATCTGTCTGTTAGATTAGTCTCTGTATAAGACCTTTTCTCGAacccacacaaaaaaaccctattcACTGCCGTCAAAAGCTGACCCGAGTCAAAATGAAACACCCatccccacaaaaaaaaaacatatacttacacatacacaccttgaCATGGTATACCCACAGCTCCGTGACCACACATTGTCATAACAAGACAGCAACGTCGCGCTTTACCAGAAATCTGTCATACACCATGGTATAACTTCAAATATCACTGACAGCTGgagcaacacacactcacactcacacacacacacacacacacacacacgtacacacacacacgtacacacagacAATGTATTGTGGCTTctgtacagtaacaaaataaaactagCTTTTCTAGCTTCTTAAAActctaattatataattaaatatattgctattattattattattattttttttttttttatgatcattAAACCTTTTATCAGTGCTGGATTGAATTTCAGATTCAAATTGTTAACATTCATATTAaggtgtataataatatattgatattaCTATAAACATAAAATTCTAGGTAGTTCAAAGAGATTCAAACATAAATGATTTGTGAATCATTATTACAGCAGAATCATTGAACAAAATAATTTATGGAGCATATACAGATAGTCCTCGTATTCCTTAAATCCATGATATGAAAAGATAAATATAGTTCAGTTATGTGGTGGCAATGAATAATTCATTATCCCTAACAATTTACGTTAGTTTTGCTCGTATAATAAGGCTCACTAGGaaaattttatatgaaatagTTTTCATTACATGTGTTGGTGGACCTCAAGTATTTTTAACACCGATTTTTGATGATGATATGACAAAAAAGATCATAAAAGAGTAACGCAAAAAATATATTGCTTTAATTATGTAGTTCATTATATTTTTCAGTAATATTTTTCATCATTAATGAAGTAAAGCGTGATAATACAGTGTTTTATCTGTTTGCAGTTTAGTAATCAGACATGTGACTAGTCAGAACTGTAAAGGAAAGAAACActtcgggggaaaaaaaaggataaacaaAAAGAGCTTTAATATATTTGCTAATTTTGCTCAAatcaactatttatttattctattaatgaactaatattaattaattatattgccAGCATCCAAACTACATCAATCTGAAAAATTCATGTCAAATGAATGTCATGTCAAAAAGACTCACTGCTTTTTGCACAAACTCTGatcataatttcattaattttcaaCATCTTTTCAGACTATAAACTAATGTACCAGTTTCAACAGTAAATTGTTTATAATCACATGAACTACCAAGGATGAACACAGTCAATTCATTAGGTTATTTGGTTCTTAACTGcactaaatatgaaatattaattattttttaatctacaTGTGTAttcaaacaatataaataaaattcccttcagtgttttttaaaagcttAATAACAATTATGGATTTTAAATTTAAGGCCTGTAGCTTGATAAATACACTATACTTTCTCAtctactgattttttttttttttttttttaagaaatgcaaACCAAtgacttctctttttttaatccgTGAGAGGAAATATGAATGCCACATACCTGCAAATTCACACATATTCTACAAAACTGTATGAAAATGGGGCTCTAAAAAAACAGATataagaaagggaaaaaaaagagagtagGCTGATATGTACACCTACGGAGTATCTGAGGCTGTGTTATACAACGGCTCTATAGTATTGTTATAgtattactgtaaaaaaaagtactaaataaaataacaccTTTACAGTTATACATATGTAACAGAAATCTATTACCACAAGTATACCACTAACGCAAGTGAGAGCATCATACGGGTGAGTTAACAGTTTGACAAATCACTAAATCAAATGTGATAATTAAATACTGAGCAGACTGCACCTAAATGTTGTTGCATGGATTGTTGTATGAAATTAAAAGTGTGCTTTTTCATCTTGAAAAAAGAGGAAGCTCTTGAGTTTTATATAGTACAGAGTAGTGGTGTGTATGACATACTTAAACACACCTGTACATACTTATATTCTTCCTTTTCCTGCCCTGTAAAATAACGGCAGGTGGCACATGGCCAAAAGGCACACGCACATTGTGCTTTATATAAATTTACAGTGATAAAACAGTGATCAAAAACCCTGTACATTTGCATACTAGCAAcaatatgtactatgaataaacgagacagagcgagagagagagaaaagggcaGTTACATGACACCAGATGTATCATAACATTaggtttgcttttatttttcatgtttgcacatacacacaaagctAGAACATTTTATCCAGCTGTTATAATACTGTTTTGATGCATCCATTTTACTCATATATGTTAGTATTCTTACAAAATTGTGTTGgaaactgatttaaaaaattgaCACCACATTCTTCTGTATTCCAAAAGTATTTTTAACATAGCGATGAGAACAAACAGAGCTTGCTTAACATTAGATTactattgagtgtgtgtgtgtttattttcgCTAATGTTTCTATCCTGCATAAGGATAGGACAATAAAACCGCTTGTTTGGCCTCAAGCTGCAGTTTCTCTAAAGGCACCATGCGGTCCACAGCTAGCTTTTCAGTATCTGTACTGAGACGGACCCTGGCTTCAGCAGGCAGGTCGGTGTTGGTCAGTGTCATTGTGACAGGGGAATCACCCCAGTTTAAGACGGTGATAAAGCGTTCACTCTGATCCCACAAGCGGAGGAATGCAAATGAGGAGCTGGAGCTGTGTAGAAAGGCATATTCGCCATGCAGCAGAGCTCTTTCTTTACCTCTTAGGTCACTGAGAGCCCTGAAGAAGTTTCGTATAGAACTACGTTCCTCTCGTAAAGCctgagacagatagagagggagagaacgAAAAAGTGAGATGACTCACACGCTAAATTTGGTAAACTGCATATTtcaatttttataaatttgtctattgtttttacaataaaaaaaaaattcatcaatTCCTATTGAATTACATTTCAACAAATGGCAATGTGCCTTACAAATACTAAAATCGTTGAACCCTTTAATCGTGGGCAAAATCTAGTTTTTGTTTaacaagaaaacaacaacaaaaaaaaatttcacaaatCACAAATTTGCAATATCACAAATCATACAACACCCATAAAAATCTTATCTGGAATATCTGTGATTGGTGGACTAGTCACAGACCACAtaactttttttactttcttattTGCATACTGCATTCTATGATATCAGTAGGAAAGTAAATGTTGAACCAAGATTAGGTGCAATAAGAAACTATATTTGCCACAAAAGTAGCTAATGCAGTAATATTTATGCAATCACCTTTGCTGTTTCATTGTTCTCCTCAGCTGGATTTTCCAAATCCCAAATTCCAGTAAGGGGTTCCTGAGAAGAGACATGTAAATTAAACTAGGTCCAATAAACAAGCTcttcacagaaaaataaaaaaaaaaataaataaataaatatatatatatatatatatatatatatatatatatatatatatatatatatgtgtgtgtgtgtgtgtgtgtgtgtgtgtgtgtgtgtgtgtgtgtgtgtgtgtgtgttagtcagtCCAGATCTTTTCTTTATTCTACACATCTGTACTCACCCCCTCCTTCAATCCAACCTCATCCCCTCTGTTGAACACTGGGGTGGGAGGCAGGGTGAAGATCAGCATATGGTAGAGGCGTGTAGGCAAAACTGAAGTGGTATTGCTCAGGCTCCAGGCATGGCTGTTGTGCCTGGTATAATCCCTATTCCTCAACAACCCAGACAGATCCAAAACTTGCTGTTTGGTTAGCAACAGATCAGCTCCAGTGTGTTCCAGCAGCAGAGAGACATTGTCAATGGCCGTGTTGACTGAATCTATCAGGACACTAAGAAAGAACAAGGGCatcataataaaacatttttcattgtttttctgaGATGCTGGAGTTATGCTACGCTTATTGTTAGTCTGTGTCGATTAATTGTGAATATGCTATAACACCGAGATACAAGCAGGGGGAACTAGCGGTAgtgcttaaaaaaaagcttgaaaatACTTCAGTTTAACCACATGGTGTCTCTACAGCCCCATGTACCATTTTTTAGTTCCTTCTGTGGTGTTGGGATGAATTATGTTCTGGATGGGCTGCCAGGAAGCAGTTTTGGCAATCTGAACCATGTCAGAAAGGAGGAATCCATCCACACCTTTTTGAAGCCAGTAGACAAATGCTTCCTATTAGAGCGCAAAATCaaaagattattttatatagttttgttATTGAGTCCAGGGATTTTTATATACTCTACAGATGTATGTTTCTGATTCATTTTTACCTTAAGTTTTttaacaacaacagcagcattGCGGAACCAAACTGCATTTCCTTTATAGTTGGGTGTCAAATCAAGCACTATAGAGATACCTAAGAAAGACACAGACACAAGTAAATACACCACAATTCTGTGTAAAATAAGACCATAATGAGCTTCCTCTGGATTGTAGACACATGAATGAAACCATTTAATGTTGGTTTGTTTGATGAGTGGTTCACAATAATCATGGTGGCTCATGGGTATTTAAGGACCCTCACCCTTCTTGTGGGCTCTTTCCAACAGGCTCTCCAGGTCTTTCTCAGTGCCCATTACAGGGTCAATTTCTATCATATTTAGTGTACCCGGTTGGTCTGCCTGAGCAGTGTGTATCGGGCCCAAGATCAACCCTTTAACCTTTAGCTGGTTCAGATTGTCCAACTTGTTTTCTATTcctgcaaagagagagagagagagagagagagagagagagagagagagagagagagagagagagagagagaaaacaaaataaaaaaatcaatacaactCATTATCTCAAATGAAATCAATACAACTTAACATCTCAACTCAAATCTTTACTCATTAACCACAGCTATTGCAACTGTGCTCATAAATATTTGTGGTTGATAACTGATACAACGGCAAGACCATTTAATTGTCTCTGtgttgattttttattataattatccaACAGAGTTCTACCAAAGAATTTAAATAAGCACACATGAAAGTCCCTGAGCAGGCAATCATTTTTGATGAGGGAAGCAGATTGTGGACTATTTCTCAATTTCAGCATGTGATCTCCAGTATGAGGGTCACAAGACACTGGCAAGCTTTGTTAAAGCTTTGAAAGAGGCCACAAAACAGCCACACAGCACTCGGAAACTTTAACCTCCTGAAACCTCTAGTATATTATTTAGTCACTCATTACGCAGCTTATTATCCAGTAACTACATTGATAACTAATAGGAATGGCTATGAAAACATAACATGTATATCTGGCTTACTG
Protein-coding sequences here:
- the LOC124386741 gene encoding 4F2 cell-surface antigen heavy chain-like; its protein translation is MSKEADMKEVELNELEQEKQSMTADTEKNGCVKVKVPEENEVKFTGLTKEELMRVAGTTGWVRTRWVLLVLFWLGWVGMLAGAVVIIVQAPRCKPIPEMHWWNEGPLYEIPDVNNYDEGIKGIENKLDNLNQLKVKGLILGPIHTAQADQPGTLNMIEIDPVMGTEKDLESLLERAHKKGISIVLDLTPNYKGNAVWFRNAAVVVKKLKEAFVYWLQKGVDGFLLSDMVQIAKTASWQPIQNIIHPNTTEGTKKCVLIDSVNTAIDNVSLLLEHTGADLLLTKQQVLDLSGLLRNRDYTRHNSHAWSLSNTTSVLPTRLYHMLIFTLPPTPVFNRGDEVGLKEGEPLTGIWDLENPAEENNETAKALREERSSIRNFFRALSDLRGKERALLHGEYAFLHSSSSSFAFLRLWDQSERFITVLNWGDSPVTMTLTNTDLPAEARVRLSTDTEKLAVDRMVPLEKLQLEAKQAVLLSYPYAG